The Pyrenophora tritici-repentis strain M4 chromosome 3, whole genome shotgun sequence genome has a window encoding:
- a CDS encoding RNA-binding protein Puf family, translational repressor, with protein MAPNQLPEFDVGKCLKGEQQLVTWDIAYRALCDPETASKSEALRAFLTASENTGILSRPWKPFADPSPQEETKFETKTSPICVTPAKSDHYDVAEIKEDTLWLSKEAQISEYAALRLVVQEWQGRPTAQLLSGLTEEEALSVQEAAGVANLGASTFVSNSSILATPLASKTAHLETKHQRRLRILDLYHSTCASIIRISQLLVSWGCASSLRNQTIYGNDYLSIGAGWIEELGQAITAAQDGAGNGKALDECLRAFSTRCDALDTGYGWDVDEAIIGAASEKWVVAQTTELLHILHLALVHADLVVKDFLPAATIEDWLKAFNFRGFFREFPAVTPRQEPLIPVIQLLTSLMSLTILKVDKIMDDLESGDCNTWHPSSYILNSAVVESITTIFGEAKLLGASPATPPIFAWAILTWKLTSRAGYQEEERMRLLEASDGAGNQESEPSVLEEAALTVGRLESHELFDGKMPFEDLATACSAVGVLAIVNQLVEMSLPAFGTSIDRITQDRIRLLFLHLVRAAVGSDIVAYSPDLIVTAYTILAGDNTFRKWENGEVSRHADPVVAYFLEDEYVLRPQLLNEARLRYPYEMVPFLKFCSALTRGDKTMQNGMPTFVDKLANHNRLMQRLPDGFNGYALTREEENLNWVELTADLPLFSSGASSGFRGQRRLLTSGASIQSHGLSVIPAGTEGMIVDDNSVPYVAVWHHQHSTLSYLVELLSTYPVGSSKVETATQQPASRESVVEVVGLFADLIHSSLHTSDGVCSPEFLETIGIGAEGSHDTISLVLAIFEEELLHLCQEPSDDLSLELLVNCTHFLEALVIIAPQRVWPWLARSKLLEGDGNGSLATILIGTEMVLGRYDFLIGCIRLYRGLVKDAVGRSVSRKVPTKALSRFNALAPSESGTSDKIMSTILFTFGRTLASVYETSLSWKYSQPNHRPEINIAICEVFRTILDLAYSVDDSPQLSAKLTKPIAPIAEYITQLYLTRSDAERPANPLMTSLLIGVSPSDTTLLTTSTALWNQQTQTTLAFADVLVRIAILHNKPWTHLEQQLFKATPLLARLYATSDKWKSQVVLLLEALVRGAVRVTEQDDSEMADGDLKLSTRKKAEHREPPSLLGHLGPRTAKNFLSVLSQLDEPLRIVDIQTNVWNLLSAVVTCKQQWFSLFLLNGSTPREFIRSKKDATHDSRNKALLTRALDALSDMPLPEKEPSGLPWPLYTAMLEFVSSAQNNWSWAMGDLRQRKDLIQKLLAFLKWMAKQPKQPRMSNNIETLERSFENRFASLACEVIAMYLHSSRQAGDITVLKEVVPALTYLQDMALDLPSYSTSLHSYLKQNLEQQYPGVLLSNFKRTTLYPETFGRAFFYHVDLAQQLLGFNSKWAGPREGTGFASEVEKANYNLGLVESQVLLLHGWKLLALELSQVFAKDERIVKVLTGVISKCMNANSQSNLPEALFGQLMIVRADLSLALLKKLVEAKVRTTEARQLLGPVWKAIRQSTPDFDNVFSSDSVHYYRSLLRILYLVLHFHLIDDTDQSEDANFRSSFRGTMPTSHNTYTEPISTQLLEILQDTVAKGFRSLATQLHTDPATVSPSDFALLTALLQRIIAIPEMSKWQQQAALQFANSNTVRYATSLFSWADRLTIPHQQHASGMPDPIYGELSILFILSLSSIPTLAETMAVEGILSQLNTANIMQYFRRPCGSGPFDNPPRMHSIWTKGILPLCLNLLLSVGPPIAAEISGFLNQFPKQLARSVGSINSNPPSSRNPAASKITAAIASEIHSLALLHSILENVRKQGPKLGIQANEVESLDWDHEAVKEDVESWLGRKGALRERIVATDERELELLGKRNGEGEDALSLLESRILEELEDAGRCLGVGNGNGNGGAKK; from the exons ATGGCCCCCAATCAATTGCCCGAGTTCGATGTGGGCAAGTGCCTTAAAGGCGAACAGCAGCTGGT GACGTGGGATATCGCCTATCGCGCCCTTTGCGACCCGGAAACCGCATCCAAGAGCGAGGCCCTACGCGCCTTCCTCACCGCTAGCGAAAACACCGGCATCCTCAGCCGGCCATGGAAGCCCTTTGCAGACCCATCGCCGCAGGAAGAGACGAAATTTGAAACCAAAACCTCGCCCATTTGCGTCACACCCGCCAAGAGCGACCACTACGATGTGGCTGAGATAAAAGAGGATACTTTGTGGCTATCCAAAGAGGCGCAAATCTCGGAATATGCAGCCCTGCGACTGGTTGTCCAAGAATGGCAGGGCAGGCCAACCGCCCAGCTTCTGAGCGGCCTGACTGAGGAAGAAGCGCTCAGCGTACAGGAAGCGGCAGGTGTTGCGAACCTAGGAGCCTCGACTTTCGTCTCAAACTCGTCCATTCTCGCTACACCGCTCGCCTCAAAGACGGCGCATCTCGAAACCAAGCACCAGCGTCGCCTCCGTATTCTCGATCTATATCACTCCACATGCGCCTCCATCATACGCATCAGCCAGCTCCTCGTTTCCTGGGGCTGCGCGTCCAGCTTGCGCAACCAAACAATTTACGGCAACGACTATCTCAGCATCGGTGCAGGCTGGATCGAAGAGCTTGGCCAGGCTATTACAGCAGCACAAGATGGAGCGGGAAATGGAAAAGCGCTAGACGAGTGCCTCAGGGCGTTTTCAACGAGATGCGATGCCTTGGATACCGGTTATGGCTGGGATGTGGACGAGGCCATAATAGGCGCTGCTTCCGAGAAGTGGGTTGTCGCCCAAACCACCGAGCTGTTGCACATTCTTCATCTGGCCCTAGTCCACGCCGACTTGGTTGTCAAAGACTTTTTGCCTGCAGCCACCATTGAGGACTGGCTCAAGGCATTTAATTTCCGCGGCTTCTTTCGCGAGTTTCCAGCAGTCACGCCTCGCCAGGAGCCCCTCATCCCAGTCATACAGCTCTTGACCTCCCTCATGTCATTGACCATCTTGAAAGTGGACAAGATCATGGACGACCTGGAATCTGGAGACTGCAACACTTGGCACCCCTCGTCGTACATTCTCAACTCTGCCGTTGTAGAGAGCATCACCACCATATTTGGAGAAGCAAAGCTACTGGGTGCTAGTCCAGCCACACCACCTATCTTTGCCTGGGCCATCCTGACTTGGAAACTGACAAGCCGGGCGGGCtatcaagaagaagaacGTATGCGTCTTCTTGAAGCATCAGATGGCGCTGGCAACCAGGAATCAGAACCTTCAGTGCTTGAAGAAGCTGCATTGACTGTCGGAAGACTTGAAAGCCACGAGTTGTTTGACGGCAAGATGCCATTTGAGGACCTTGCCACTGCCTGTTCAGCGGTAGGTGTTCTGGCTATTGTCAATCAGCTCGTTGAAATGAGTTTGCCTGCGTTTGGGACGTCAATCGACCGAATTACCCAAGATCGCATCCGTTTGTTATTCCTTCATCTTGTTCGCGCTGCTGTTGGCAGTGATATTGTCGCATACAGTCCGGATCTTATAGTGACTGCATACACCATTCTAGCCGGTGACAACACTTTCCGAAAGTGGGAGAATGGCGAAGTCTCTCGCCATGCTGACCCTGTTGTTGCATACTTTTTGGAAGACGAATATGTCCTCAGACCGCAACTACTAAACGAAGCTCGCCTGCGCTACCCCTATGAGATGGTTCCATTCCTCAAATTCTGCAGTGCCTTGACACGTGGAGACAAAACAATGCAGAACGGTATGCCTACATTTGTGGACAAGCTCGCAAACCACAATCGACTCATGCAACGCCTTCCGGACGGGTTCAACGGCTACGCACTAACACGTGAAGAAGAAAACCTCAACTGGGTCGAGCTTACCGCAGATCTTCCACTGTTCTCTTCAGGGGCTTCTTCCGGCTTTCGCGGTCAACGTCGCCTACTAACTTCAGGCGCCTCAATACAGTCACATGGACTTTCGGTAATCCCAGCCGGCACAGAGGGAATGATCGTTGACGACAACTCCGTGCCGTACGTGGCGGTATGGCACCACCAGCATTCCACGTTATCGTACCTTGTGGAATTACTGTCAACGTATCCTGTAGGAAGCAGCAAGGTGGAGACTGCTACGCAGCAGCCGGCATCGCGTGAAAGCGTGGTCGAAGTTGTTGGGCTCTTTGCAGACCTGATACACTCTTCTTTACACACATCTGATGGCGTATGCTCGCCTGAGTTCCTCGAAACAATCGGCATTGGCGCCGAGGGTAGCCATGATACCATCAGTCTCGTGCTCGCAATCTTCGAAGAGGAACTCTTACATCTCTGCCAGGAACCGAGCGATGACTTATCGCTTGAGCTGTTGGTCAACTGTACACACTTCTTAGAGGCCTTGGTTATCATTGCCCCACAACGAGTCTGGCCTTGGCTCGCTCGGAGTAAATTGCTAGAGGGCGATGGAAACGGAAGCTTGGCAACTATCTTGATTGGCACTGAGATGGTTCTTGGACGATACGACTTCCTCATCGGATGCATTCGGCTATACAGAGGGCTTGTAAAGGATGCAGTGGGAAGATCGGTATCACGCAAAGTCCCTACAAAGGCATTGAGTCGGTTCAACGCACTTGCGCCATCCGAAAGCGGGACTTCGGATAAAATCATGAGCACTATTCTGTTCACCTTTGGTCGGACACTTGCCAGCGTTTACGAGACCTCATTGAGCTGGAAATACTCTCAGCCCAACCACCGCCCTGAGATTAACATCGCCATCTGCGAAGTCTTCAGGACAATCCTGGACCTTGCCTACAGCGTAGACGACTCGCCACAACTATCCGCTAAGCTGACAAAACCTATTGCGCCCATTGCAGAGTACATCACTCAGTTATATCTAACGCGTTCTGACGCAGAGCGCCCGGCGAACCCACTGATGACGTCGCTACTTATCGGGGTGAGCCCCAGCGACACTACATTGCTCACAACATCGACCGCACTATGGAACCAGCAGACTCAGACAACGCTAGCGTTTGCCGACGTGCTTGTCCGAATTGCTATACTACACAACAAGCCCTGGACACATTTGGAGCAGCAACTTTTCAAGGCCACGCCACTATTAGCACGTCTGTACGCTACGAGTGATAAGTGGAAGTCGCAGGTCGTATTGTTACTAGAGGCTCTCGTGCGCGGCGCCGTACGTGTTACCGAACAAGATGACTCGGAAATGGCAGACGGAGACCTGAAGCTGTCCACCCGGAAGAAGGCCGAGCATCGAGAACCCCCTTCGCTACTTGGTCACTTGGGTCCCCGCACTGCGAAGAACTTTTTGAGTGTGCTCTCTCAGCTAGATGAACCGTTGAGGATTGTGGACATTCAGACGAATGTGTGGAACCTGCTTTCAGCGGTGGTCACTTGCAAGCAGCAATGGTTTTCTCTGTTCCTGCTTAATGGAAGCACTCCACGGGAGTTTATCCGTAGCAAAAAAGACGCAACGCACGATTCGAGAAACAAGGCGTTGCTTACGCGAGCTCTCGACGCGCTATCTGATATGCCGCTTCCAGAGAAAGAGCCTAGTGGTCTTCCATGGCCGTTATATACTGCCATGCTAGAGTTTGTGTCATCTGCGCAAAACAACTGGTCATGGGCAATGGGCGACCTGCGACAACGCAAAGACTTGATCCAGAAGTTGCTCGCGTTTCTTAAGTGGATGGCGAAGCAACCCAAGCAACCGCGGATGAGCAACAACATCGAAACCCTAGAACGTTCCTTCGAGAACAGGTTTGCGTCTTTGGCTTGCGAAGTCATTGCCATGTATCTTCATAGTTCGCGGCAAGCGGGCGACATCACCGTACTCAAGGAAGTCGTTCCAGCTTTGACATATCTACAAGATATGGCCCTGGATCTACCTTCTTACAGCACGTCGTTGCACAGTTACCTGAAGCAGAACCTGGAGCAGCAATACCCTGGTGTTTTGCTATCCAACTTCAAGCGAACCACTCTGTACCCAGAAACCTTTGGTCGTGCTTTCTTCTACCACGTCGATCTCGCTCAGCAACTCCTCGGCTTCAACAGCAAGTGGGCTGGTCCTAGAGAAGGCACTGGCTTTGCGTCTGAAGTCGAAAAGGCCAACTACAACTTGGGGCTGGTGGAGTCGCAAGTTCTGCTACTTCATGGCTGGAAGCTGCTGGCTCTGGAGTTGAGTCAGGTATTTGCAAAGGACGAGCGGATTGTGAAGGTACTCACTGGCGTCATTTCTAAGTGTATGAATGCCAATTCGCAGTCGAACCTCCCAGAAGCTTTGTTCGGCCAGCTCATGATCGTTCGAGCGGACCTGTCATTAGCTTTGTTGAAGAAGCTTGTTGAGGCCAAAGTCCGGACGACGGAAGCGCGCCAACTACTTGGCCCAGTATGGAAAGCAATTCGCCAATCTACCCCCGACTTCGACAATGTGTTTTCTAGCGACTCTGTGCATTACTACCGGTCTCTATTGCGCATTCTCTACCTCGTCTTGCACTTCCATCTCATCGACGATACAGACCAATCCGAGGATGCAAACTTCCGCTCGAGCTTCCGCGGCACCATGCCCACAAGTCACAACACCTACACCGAGCCTATTTCCACTCAGCTCCTCGAAATCCTCCAAGACACCGTTGCCAAAGGCTTCCGCAGTCTCGCCACCCAACTGCACACCGACCCCGCAACCGTCTCACCCTCCGACTTTGCCCTCCTCACCGCCCTCCTCCAACGAATCATTGCCATTCCAGAGATGTCGAAATGGCAACAACAAGCCGCACTCCAATTTGCAAACAGCAACACTGTCCGCTACGCCACCAGTCTCTTCTCGTGGGCCGACCGCCTCACCATACCCCATCAGCAACACGCCTCCGGCATGCCCGACCCCATCTACGGCGAACTAAGCATCCTCTTCATTCTCTCCCTCTCCAGTATCCCCACCCTCGCCGAAACAATGGCCGTAGAAGGTATCCTCTCACAACTCAACACGGCGAACATCATGCAATATTTCCGTCGCCCCTGCGGCTCCGGCCCCTTTGACAACCCACCCCGCATGCACAGCATCTGGACAAAAGGCATCCTACCCCTCTGCCTCAACCTCCTGCTATCCGTTGGCCCGCCCATTGCAGCAGAAATATCTGGTTTCCTAAACCAATTCCCCAAACAACTCGCTCGCTCCGTCGGTAGCATCAATTCAAACCCGCCCAGCTCCCGCAACCCCGCCGCCAGCAAAATCACAGCCGCCATCGCGAGTGAAATCCATAGTCTGGCGCTCTTACATAGCATTCTGGAGAATGTGAGGAAGCAAGGGCCCAAACTCGGTATTCAAGCTAATGAGGTGGAGAGCTTGGATTGGGATCATGAGGCTGTGAAGGAGGATGTCGAGTCCTGGTTGGGCAGGAAGGGCGCGCTGAGAGAGCGTATTGTGGCGACTGATGAGAGGGAGTTGGAGTTGCTGGGTAAGAGGAATGGCGAGGGTGAGGATGCGTTGAGTTTGCTTGAGAGTAGGATTTTGGAAGAGTTGGAGGATGCAGGGAGGTGCTTGGGTGTTGGGAATGGGAATGGGAATGGTGGGGCGAAGAAGTAG
- a CDS encoding Pneumo-att-G multi-domain protein has translation MNVEKDVAAVAVPEDPADMQETGSEYTTLSDGDQTGPEYSGKDDSDDKKKKDKKHTSTYSIKIGRAFTRLVLLTTCLSFIAIRLLYFNKQLSIAAGHNMELYNATTDMSHAHISEASVKSLFDTQLDTIDSLPLSRRFMEPHERCLVRSLYVANASLSSGPGFQYPNIRDRVTEWADEHCGRQVFSPLIVAKASTAKQRLEQHWVNFAYRSRYLAERVPSFFREFKQEMFQAYVRYIIGDLHRHDVDVAKLKERIVADTTVPAKVLPDVPFGFAFVCEDGRPCRLTYPNGTDQATSEANSTSNITIALFNHLTTRQTKLFTIINDPKELPRITTALINLIYRTQIALLILIMVLPTFADRTFLETFASNKSEVCILIAMLAFQCLIFIIAPGFCIKGPLLFRAALAAELVLLVGIMTYLYIDEMYEETQLVVEPLHIALGGEVGDIYAGTDADADAQTVGKKMIRRVAVYEISSKWSEEYEKQFVIDMYNRVHYGTETDTFTESESESEEEYMIDSDTVDLAGGLTTLEVREVEGGWAVL, from the coding sequence CAAGAAGCACACCAGCACATACAGCATCAAGATCGGCCGCGCATTCACGCGCCTAGTCCTCCTCACCACGTGCCTCTCTTTCATCGCCATACGCCTCCTGTACTTCAACAAACAGCTCTCCATAGCCGCCGGACACAACATGGAACTCTACAACGCCACGACCGACATGTCCCACGCCCACATCTCTGAGGCGTCAGTAAAGTCCCTCTTTGACACCCAACTAGACACCATCGACTCTCTGCCCTTATCCCGCCGCTTCATGGAACCCCATGAACGATGCCTCGTCCGCAGTCTGTACGTTGCCAACGCCTCCCTCTCCTCGGGCCCTGGCTTCCAATACCCGAATATCCGCGACCGCGTTACCGAGTGGGCGGATGAGCACTGCGGTAGACAAGTCTTCAGCCCGCTGATTGTTGCCAAGGCGTCTACGGCGAAGCAGCGACTGGAGCAGCATTGGGTGAACTTTGCGTACCGGTCTAGGTATTTGGCTGAGAGAGTGCCATCTTTCTTCAGGGAATTTAAGCAGGAGATGTTCCAGGCTTACGTCCGTTATATCATCGGCGATCTGCACCGGCatgatgttgatgttgcgaAGCTTAAGGAACGCATTGTCGCCGACACCACTGTTCCAGCAAAGGTCCTTCCAGATGTTCCCTTTGGCTTCGCATTTGTCTGTGAAGACGGGAGACCTTGTCGTCTAACATATCCCAACGGAACCGACCAGGCTACCTCTGAGGCAAATTCAACATCGAACATTACCATCGCCCTCTTCAACCATCTCACCACGCGCCAAACCAAACTCTTTACAATCATCAACGACCCCAAAGAACTTCCCCGGATCACTACAGCCCTCATCAACCTAATCTACCGCACCCAGATCGccctcctcatcctcataATGGTGCTCCCCACCTTCGCCGACCGCACATTCCTTGAAACCTTTGCCTCCAACAAGTCCGAAGTCTGCATCCTGATAGCCATGCTGGCGTTCCAATGcctcatcttcatcatcgCGCCCGGCTTCTGCATCAAAGGGCCACTACTGTTTCGTGCAGCTCTTGCGGCTGAGCTCGTACTTCTGGTCGGTATCATGACGTACCTGTATATTGATGAGATGTATGAGGAGACTCAGTTGGTTGTTGAGCCTTTGCATATTGCCTTGGGTGGTGAGGTTGGCGACATTTACGCTGGCACCGACGCGGACGCTGACGCCCAAACTGTGGGCAAGAAGATGATTCGTAGAGTGGCGGTGTATGAGATATCTTCAAAGTGGTCGGAAGAATACGAGAAACAATTTGTGATCGATATGTACAACCGTGTGCACTACGGAACTGAGACGGATACCTTTACGGAGAGCGAGTCCGAGTCCGAGGAGGAGTATATGATTGATAGTGATACTGTTGATTTGGCGGGTGGCTTGACGACACTGGAGGTCAGGGAGGTGGAGGGCGGATGGGCTGTTCTCTAG